In Helianthus annuus cultivar XRQ/B chromosome 3, HanXRQr2.0-SUNRISE, whole genome shotgun sequence, a single window of DNA contains:
- the LOC110930205 gene encoding uncharacterized WD repeat-containing protein C17D11.16 has protein sequence MITALSWVPKGAFNPIPSVPDPLSKDEIDEMKKKLALLKNSEEDVESEEDMSVDASKQPAAIEQALGAANALGKKAGGSSFPDIADGLDELNMDAYDDEDDAIDILGMGIGDTFYPSNELDPYLKDSNDNDSEEAEDMVIKPEDAVVVCAHVKDEKGQLLVNIIEDPDGEINQYVRNDIDIADFPLCTAWLDCPIKGGEKGNFMAVGMMNPGIGIWDLDIINEDERAALTLGGFAEIQMNKKGNKIKYKEDSHTGPVLALAWNKVYRNILASGSADKTVKIWDVATAKCKITMEHHTDKVQALAWNHKEHEVLLSGSVDHTVVMRDGRVPSHSGFKWSVGADVESLAWNPHDQHLFVASLDDGTIVGFDIRTATSNSSTELKPKFTLHAHDKNVCAISYNPLVPNLLATGSEDKMVKLWDLSNNQPSCVASKNLKAGAVFTLSFSEDCPFLLAIAGSRGNLKLWDTLSDAGVSKRYGTYARQNMASS, from the exons ATGATTACGGCATTGTCATGGGTTCCAAAAGGGGCTTTCAATCCCATCCCTTCTGTACCCGATCCTCTTTCGAAAGACGAAATCGACGAGATGAAGAAGAAGTTGGCACTCTTGAAAAATAG TGAAGAAGATGTTGAAAGTGAGGAAGATATGAGTGTTGATGCGTCCAAACAGCCGGCTGCAATCGAGCAAGCATTGGGTGCAGCTAATGCACTTGGAAAGAAAGCCGGTGGATCCAGCTTCCCTGACATTGCAGATGGTTTAGATGAACTAAACATGGATGCttatgatgatgaggatgatg CGATTGACATACTTGGTATGGGGATTGGGGACACCTTCTATCCTAGCAATGAATTAGATCCTTATCTTAAAGATTCAAAT GATAATGACTCTGAAGAGGCTGAAGACATGGTCATCAAACCCGAAGATGCTGTTGTAGTTTGTGCACATGTTAAGGATGAGAAGGGTCAGTTATTG gttaatATAATAGAGGACCCGGACGGTGAGATAAATCAATATGTTCGCAATGATATTGATATCGCTGATTTTCCTCTTTGCACAGCATGGCTTGATTGCCCAATTAAAGGTGGAGAAAAAG GGAATTTCATGGCAGTGGGAATGATGAACCCCGGAATAGGAATATGGGACCTTGATATC ATTAACGAAGACGAACGTGCGGCACTCACTTTAGGTGGTTTCGCTGAGATTCAGATGAATAAGAAAGGAAACAAGATCAAG TACAAAGAAGATAGTCACACTGGTCCTGTACTTGCTCTAGCTTGGAACAAGGTCTATAG GAATATTCTTGCGAGTGGTAGTGCTGATAAAACGGTGAAGATCTGGGATGTGGCAACTGCGAAATGCAAGATTACGATGGAACACCATACTGATAAG GTTCAAGCACTTGCATGGAATCATAAGGAGCATGAAGTTCTTCTCAGCGGATCCGTTGATCATACAGTAGTCATG AGAGATGGAAGGGTTCCTTCACATTCTGGGTTTAAGTGGTCTGTTGGTGCGGATGTCGAAAGCTTGGCATGGAACCCACACGACCAACACTTGTTTGTG GCGAGTCTCGACGATGGTACCATTGTTGGTTTTGATATCAGAACAGCAACGTCCAATTCATCTACAGAATTAAAGCCAAAATTCACTCTCCATGCGCATGATAAAAACGTTTGTGCTATTTCTTATAACCCCTTGGTGCCGAAT CTTCTTGCAACTGGTTCCGAAGACAAAATG GTCAAACTATGGGATTTGTCAAATAACCAACCTTCATGTGTTGCCTCAAAGAATCTCAAAGCT GGAGCTGTTTTTACCTTGTCGTTTTCGGAAGACTGTCCTTTTTTGCTGGCCATTGCTGGCTCTAGAGGAAACTTGAAG TTGTGGGACACATTATCGGATGCTGGCGTTTCAAAAAGATACGGGACATACGCTAGACAGAATATGGCATCATCTTGA